The proteins below come from a single Natrinema sp. SYSU A 869 genomic window:
- a CDS encoding HAD hydrolase family protein, whose product MERYDLVYQLYDEYDTKALQEYQEFVDVFPAVDSRVALEHWQEATEELEERKDEIRSSFAAGETFAEVAARATRDQAFTALDLEAKYGRAVNVLVLDVDETLRSAGGTDNEIPRETLHVLTEFHEAGVPIVICTGQTLENVKGFAIQGLGSEIVHSGDLSIVYEAGTGVFTPGHGAETKQLLYEDLDESIRTVFDDVRSRVLPNAPEELRRGCHLQGNEFNVTMKPNYETGSGDAREIIDEALVYLIDLLADAVGTMLAGAESEPDGSDSTAADVGAEGDGETKLADESIVDWTRAFYATQDPEIRAVLEGEGAYPDLDDAVPERLAAVLERIDVAYYEADAAEIGSLELNKVVGVERALDVLGVDDPFALVMGDSKSDLRVMEWVAANETGIAAAPEHASQDTLEHVLETDELVFDRGKSVDVLRTVYALNRLARLG is encoded by the coding sequence ATGGAGCGATACGATCTCGTCTATCAGCTCTACGACGAGTACGACACGAAGGCGTTGCAAGAGTACCAGGAGTTCGTCGACGTCTTCCCCGCCGTCGATTCCCGGGTCGCGCTCGAGCACTGGCAGGAAGCGACCGAGGAACTCGAGGAGCGGAAGGACGAAATCCGGTCGTCATTCGCGGCCGGCGAGACGTTCGCGGAGGTCGCCGCGCGAGCGACCCGCGATCAGGCCTTTACCGCGCTCGATCTCGAGGCAAAGTACGGCCGCGCAGTCAACGTCCTTGTGCTTGACGTCGACGAGACGCTACGCTCTGCGGGCGGGACCGACAACGAGATCCCGCGGGAAACGCTGCACGTGCTGACGGAGTTCCACGAGGCCGGCGTCCCGATCGTCATCTGTACGGGCCAGACCCTGGAGAACGTCAAGGGGTTCGCGATTCAGGGGCTGGGAAGCGAGATCGTCCACTCGGGGGATCTCTCGATCGTCTACGAGGCGGGGACGGGTGTGTTCACACCGGGCCACGGCGCGGAGACGAAGCAGTTGCTCTATGAAGACCTGGACGAGTCGATCCGGACCGTCTTCGACGACGTGCGCTCGCGCGTGTTGCCCAACGCTCCTGAAGAGCTCCGTCGGGGCTGTCACCTGCAGGGCAACGAGTTCAACGTCACGATGAAGCCCAACTACGAGACCGGCTCCGGGGACGCTCGCGAGATCATCGACGAGGCACTGGTCTATCTCATTGATCTGCTCGCGGACGCCGTCGGCACGATGCTCGCGGGTGCGGAGAGCGAACCGGACGGTTCGGACAGTACAGCGGCGGACGTCGGTGCGGAGGGCGATGGCGAGACGAAACTGGCCGACGAGTCGATCGTTGACTGGACCCGCGCCTTCTATGCCACGCAGGACCCGGAAATCAGGGCCGTCCTCGAGGGCGAAGGGGCCTATCCCGATCTCGACGACGCAGTTCCCGAGCGGCTCGCGGCGGTTCTCGAGCGCATCGACGTCGCCTATTACGAGGCCGACGCGGCCGAGATCGGCAGCCTCGAACTGAACAAGGTAGTCGGCGTCGAGCGCGCGCTTGACGTACTCGGAGTCGACGATCCGTTCGCGCTCGTGATGGGCGACTCCAAGAGTGACCTGCGCGTGATGGAGTGGGTCGCCGCAAACGAGACGGGGATCGCGGCAGCCCCGGAACACGCCTCGCAGGATACGCTGGAACACGTCCTCGAGACGGACGAACTCGTCTTCGATCGCGGGAAGAGCGTCGACGTCCTTCGGACGGTGTACGCGCTCAATCGGCTGGCCCGCCTCGGGTGA
- a CDS encoding helix-turn-helix domain-containing protein: MTTIAELSLSTDEFALAETFQQLPALEVRVESVVAEGPVRTVPLVWFSNTDRGDLEAVLDVDSTVHEYRQLLENTEDDELFYRLEYTEEVGSVCCCVYSHGGTVLDAQVSDGQWTLRLLFPHREELSSAVSDIEERDVRIDVKRMVEAGQDEDLETTAALTEPQQEAIAEAYRQGYYDVPREISLEELANELNISHQALSERLRRANRVLAGEQLNEPAGEMAAPD, from the coding sequence ATGACGACGATCGCAGAACTTTCGCTTTCGACGGACGAGTTCGCACTCGCAGAGACCTTCCAGCAACTACCGGCCCTCGAGGTCCGCGTCGAAAGCGTCGTCGCGGAGGGACCGGTCCGAACGGTGCCGCTCGTCTGGTTCTCAAACACCGACCGCGGTGACCTCGAGGCGGTTCTCGATGTGGACTCGACCGTCCACGAGTACCGCCAGTTGCTCGAGAACACCGAGGATGACGAACTGTTCTACCGGCTCGAGTACACCGAAGAGGTCGGGTCGGTCTGTTGCTGTGTGTACAGCCACGGCGGCACGGTGCTCGACGCACAGGTTTCGGACGGTCAATGGACGCTCCGCCTGCTCTTCCCCCATCGCGAGGAACTCTCGAGTGCCGTCTCCGACATCGAGGAGCGGGACGTCCGGATCGACGTCAAGCGCATGGTCGAGGCCGGCCAGGACGAGGACCTCGAGACGACGGCGGCGCTGACCGAGCCCCAGCAGGAAGCCATCGCTGAGGCCTACCGGCAGGGCTACTACGACGTCCCCCGCGAAATCTCGCTCGAGGAACTCGCGAACGAACTCAATATCTCCCACCAGGCGCTCTCCGAGCGGCTCCGCCGGGCGAATCGCGTGCTCGCGGGCGAACAGTTAAACGAACCGGCGGGCGAGATGGCGGCCCCGGACTAA